A stretch of DNA from Cannabis sativa cultivar Pink pepper isolate KNU-18-1 chromosome X, ASM2916894v1, whole genome shotgun sequence:
CATTTTAATATTACTGTTTCCAATTAACTACTCATACAATGTTGGACGATTTAAGGTGCCTTATAGCAAAACAAATAGAAGTTAGAAAATTAGTTCAAAACTTTCCTTCCTCCTTTGGTACTTTCTTTCCCTTATTCTTTCATCTTTTGGTGGGATTTTCGATGGCACCCCTCAAATTATTTATGGCAAATACTTTATTAGCTCACAAAGCATTAttgttgaatctttgatgcttcAAACTATCTCCATGACCTTTAGGATTTGGGCTATAAAGTCTCCAAAATTTGggcaatgattttttttttcttccttattTCTAATTAGTGGtgtttttttggttaatcatTTTGATGGGTTGTACTAGGGtgggcatccgatccaatccaacctttttttcctcatccgatccaatccaattagtaattggatttgaaaaatcatcatccgatccaatccaattagacctcaaaatccaatccaatccaatccaattactaattggattggatcggttttttaattggatatctaattacacacctaaatttcaatattagcttaaaaatataaagaaaaataactaaaaaactaagtatcactttttatttaagtttaatacttcataaatatactattcttacaagtgtattgtagctaaaagttttaaataattaaaacaataatatgtctaagtaataaaatagaacaaaacatcatgaaaataaatacactaaacaatcaaatgttacaaattcaacatacaaaaaaatcaaataaaaatataataaatatttttaatattttttattatataaataattttttaatatatataaatgtaattggattggatcggtttttaattggattttgagattgacatccaataaccgatccaatccaattagaatccaatttttaacatccaatccaatccaattgtaattggatatccaactttttgtaattggattggattggttcggttcggttcaattggattggattggatgatgcccACCCCTAGGTTGTacgtttttatttgtttattattctttgtTAGGATAATAATATGGTTTTATTCAAAAAGAACAAGCACTAATAAGTCCTGTTGGTTTGAATTCCCTCATAAGCAAACCCAACACAGTTACAATAAGTCTCAAATCATAATGGAAAGAGCTCAaatctttatttttaaatagtaaTGGAAATAAGTGCttacgaaaaaaaaaactagggtGGCCAAGCCTGTAGTATcacatcattattttttttttaacaaaagagTCCCTAGAACTAGAGGAGGAATCATAAGAACTGATTTGAGCTTGTCCAAAAACGTGCATCTCATCTTCAAAGAAGTACAACTTCTCACATTCATTCACACTCCCAATCGTCTTCCCAGAGAGATCCTGAAATTCACAACAAACAGGAGATTGCAAGACAGATTGGGTACATGGAGAACTGATTTAAGAGTAAGGGACTGAGATAATTTTATACAACCTGTCCCAACTATAGAGGACAAGGTTCCATCTACTATCCTTACTTTATAGTTACCTGAACATGGAGTGTATGAATCAAAAATACTAGAGGTACCAGTCATATGGTTTGAGGCGCCTGAGTCGACTATCCAAGaattaggattgaattttttgacaCTCAAAATAGTAAGGGAAATACCTGATTGAACCACAACGCAAGTTGATGGAATAGGTTGTTAAGCAGCTATTTCAGATTTTTTTAGATGAGTTCAACAGTCGTTGAAGTTGCTCAAACTGTTATGGAGTAAAAGTCATGTTGGTTTGCTCAGTTCCAACAGCAAAGCCACATTTTTCATGGGACGAGATGGCTTCTAATTGTTTGGTTTACCAAGCAATTTCCAACAAGTTTCACGGGTATGACCTTTTTTCTTGCAATGGTCACACCATGGTCATCCCCATGCCGAGCACCTTTAGGATTAGCTTGTTTTTTCTCACGTTGTGCAGTAAGAGCGGATACCTCAGCTTCTGGTTCTTTGACAGCCCTAGCATCACTCGTTGTCAACTCTCTTCTCTACGAACTTCAGCAAATGATTCTCGTAATGAAGGTAAAGGATCCTTACAAAGAATTTGATCTCGAACCTCATCCAAACCTTTGTGTAAGAGTATCTCCAATGATACACTAAATTTAGTGTTACACTATcactaaattaataataattaaattaaataattgttagatttatatatacatattcataatttaattctattttcatatatttaaaattttcattctataatttatactaatatttttcaatcaatgaaacgaaaaagtaaattttaattCCTGTATGAAAAATCAAACTCTCAATCCCAATAATTAAtagaaacaacatcaaattttaagttatcaaaatctataaaaataaataaataaataaataaacagatCTCATAAACACAAATTCAAACAGTAAAACCTCAATAAAACATTAAAACTCAAACATTAAAAATACACACAATAAAATTTGAATCCAGAACTTAACACACACATATCAGGATAAAAATTAAACCACAAATGAatcaaactcaaactcaaattTGTCTTCTTTTTATTCTTTGGCTTGGTCTCTGCTCAAGACCATTAAATTAGGTACCAATAAAATTATGAAACTGTTAAGTttagaaatttgaaaatttatgcTACTATTTTTCGAATTCAGTATTTATTAGcaataaatttaatatgttaagtattttagtcacaaattttttaatagtaaagttaaaattttaatataattttattaaataattattattaattaaaatacataatttaattttttatatataatttaaaatattttatacatcCACCACAAAACAAGAAAATATTTACAGGTATTATTATAAAATGTCATACTGCATCACACATATTTTAgtctaataattataataaaaatcgTTAATTATTCAGAaaatatcatcttattttagTGTTAAGTAATATTGGTGAAAAAAAGGTTCGTGCACTTTtcattagtttttaacaaaggTTGAATCTCAATTTCTTATAACAAGTATATTAAATGAGCAAGGTTGTCATTTGTTGCAAATGTTGTCGTATGCCTTTAACTATTGCTGATTTGCAAATTTTGtcgtttaataaatttttttatctgTTCTTCAAAAATGACTGTCGTTTCTTTAAATTATTGTCGTTTCATAAATCActgttttctttaattattgtcGTTTTCATGAGTTTAATGTCGTTTCATTTAATTGCTGCCATTCTTTCTAATCATTGTCGTTTTTTCGATTGTTGTCGGTTTTTACGATTGTTGTCGTTTTTTATGATTATTGTCGTTTTTACGATTGCTGTCGTTTTTttacgattattatcgtttttAAGATTACTGTCGTTTTTGTGATTATTGTCGTTTTATGATTGTTGTCgttttttaagttaattgtcGTTTTTACGATTGTTGTCGTTTGTTACGATTATTGtcgttttatatatttatttctgAAAACGACAATATAAGCCATCTTCAACATCTAGAATATCTCCTTTGATCCTTTCGTCTCCGAACTGTTGTCGTTTCCGTCAATAACTGTCGTTGAAATCCACCGATTTGGCTACAATGGAATCCACTGACTCCAAAGTTCCGATTGGGGATTAACAATGAAGAGAAGCTATTGCAAACCTAACACTAAGGCTCCGTCGTGGATTCAAACTCAATCTCAGCCAGGTTTTCATGGAGTGCTTTAGGATCTTTATTCGATATCTTGTTTCTTTAATCAATTTCAAATTCTTTGTTTCACTTAATCACTCAATCAACCATTTTTAATATACTTTCATTACTATAATTTGAAAGCTAATAATCAATTTATGGTTTCCATTTTCCATTTTGTAATTGCAGACATGAACTGTAGCAGGAAAAGAGGGAAGTTTTCAGATactgatgctgattctcctaaAAATTCCAAGGCTCCAAGATGTGAGTATACTCTGCAATTTAGATTTACttctttaactaataaattaaataaacctactaattagattaaagataACATTCAATTAAAGATAGTAATGTTGTAAAATTGGCTAAAtttgataaattaaaatattatattgcaataatattttcagcatattaattttttttaaaatttttcgatATTATGTAAGATGtgttaaataactataatgtacacgaccataaaaaaaactaaataaatctCTTAAagaaatacattattttttagtgtgttaatttttttttaaaattttttaaaattttaaaggatatcttaaataattataatatccacgactatataaaaaaaatagactaaaagaATCTGTATGGTGCCGAAACAAATAAGAATAAATTCGTAcatcacttttaaaaatattcattgtaaaatttcccaaaaaataattcttaattttataaatataaaaatacaaatatataaagattaattaaattaaaaaaaaaaaagatatgcaATGTCTACTACAGTGCATGGTAgacaaaatttcaaaatgcTGCAGAAATGGAGCCTCGTGGGACCCTCCATTCACGCCATATATGATATTTGACATCACCTCGGTGTTGCTCTAAGTCTTGTAAAAAATCAAAAACATTTCCTTTTCcaacatatttttatatttgatgGCATCTTCAGGGCAATACCACTCATGATCATATAATAAATCCAATTCTTACCATAAATTACATAGAATATTATGGTATTCTATAACAGTAAGATTGCCTTGTTTTTGATCACGAAGGTGAGACTTTATCTCAAAAATTTGGGCTGAATTTCCAAGGTCTGAGTTTCACTGCTGTCCATAATTGGACAGCAGAAGGTAGGAAGAGATAAGTCTGACCAATATCATTTTCCATTGAGTTGATCAGCCAGGCCATAACCATTGAGTTTTTTGACTCCCATTGCTGATAGGTTGGATCTGATTGAGCTGGAGTTGTAGTTTTTCTAGTGAGATAACATAACTTTCCTTTACCACGAAGGTAGAGAGTGTCACAGATTGTGACCATTGAAGGAAATTTCTGCCATTAAGTTTATGGGAGGtgatttgaagagaagaaagatCATAACTTAATGGTGCAATCACTGACGGACTCAGGATTTTTACTTTGTGGAGacttatttatcataaaaaaaaatatttatagttaCTTTATAATTACTCTTACtaaatttatctaattttatgagaacttttttactattttggtctataattattaaattaaaaaatttacatttaatttttataaaaaagtagtatttttgtTTGTGGGGGCTATATAGCCCCACATTAATATTAATGGGTCTGTCCCGGGTGCAAGAGCTGCTAGTTGAGTGAAGGTGGCTTGTGATGAAACTTTTGAGCCTCCTTCAGTTGTTTCAAAAGaagtttttgccatttttttagtTGATAGATTGGCCCAAATTACGCTTTGATACCATAAAAACAGTGAAAAAGaaggaaatatatttatttactgAATTGAATAATACAAAActgaagaatttcttaaataactatacaaTAAGCTACTATAGTTTAACGTTAACATCCTTTAAACTTAGGGTTGTTACAACTAAGCCACTATTCTAGGCATACCTAATCTCATGGagatattattaataaacaactaacaataataataataaaaataaaactaatacatTTGTGACAATTAACACAATGTTTTTCATCcgattttgtttttgttaaacAATTCGAGAATAAGAGAGGGATTggttggtttgtttttctgattttaattTTGATAGTGTTTCTAATAGGGGAGATGTCGTAATGGAGTTTTAAGCTATTATTTTAGCCGATTGGTTACAATAAAATTGCacaatttctttaaaaaaagaaaagaaaagaaaaaaagtgaaaaaaaataaaaacaaaataaaattagaaaaagagaAGCACGGTTCTATGAATAAATATAGATAGCTATGATGCACTTTTCTCAGGTGGCAACCTTTTGGACCATCTGCCAATAAAGTGTGTGAATTGATAGCTCAACTTTTCGTTTTCTTGATTAATTGATCACAAGATTAATAAAGCAAATGAttaataagggtgtatttaaaagtaacagtttatttaattattaaggtGATAAATTATACAgtctaataattatattatattttaaatataatgtgAGTTTGAATATAAAATGGTTTTATATatgaatttataatatattgttTCACAAAACAAATAGTAATTACacgtgaaaataatattttttagtaattaataaaaAGTTTATAGTAATTATACTCAATTCTCATCTTAATTTTTATAGGATCATGAGAATTGAAAAGTGTAATTAAAACCTCTCAATTACTTCAAATTACACcgttacagtgtaattacatgatTAGACAAACatgttaaataatataattacctCCTACATACAAATTTAATTACGCCGTAACTTTTCAAACGTGCGAATCTTTTGAATAGCTGAACAAATTAAGCCTATTCCTTCAAAAACTTTGGTATTTTTTTGCATGTTAATTATAAGAACAAATTACTTGGCTTAGAATAAGGCAGTGATTTTGCAACCAATCCTTCCAAACAAATAATGTGAGTAGAACCAAAAAGTAATTTTCTATATTGACCTAGCTATCTTATGCTTTTCCAAGTATTGCTATATACTACGGTAGCTGCCTAGTTAGTATTGAAAAGAATAAATATGACGAAACCTATCTTAAGTAATTTTCTACAAAATAAATACAGTCTAAATTATTCTATTATCTTTGATCATTATATATCAGAACTCCAACATGGTATAACCAAATTATATGACCCTAGCTAGTATATATTTCATAAATTGATTACTTTCTCGATATGCACAGACAGAAACAATGAGTATCCTATCCAGCAATAAAGATGTTTTCAGTTATCTTCTCTATTCATAGCTAGAAACTTCACATAATCACATGCCTAGTTGCTTACATTCACGTGTATCCCAACCCATTTCATCTTAATCACTACTCTCCCCTCTTAAATGTACTCACCTTTCTCTTGCCTAATTTATCAGCTATACTAATTTGCCGGCCCCCAAACAAAATATATACGtatagagaaatgttaaaaggcaCTAGTAGTGTCTAACACTCTCCTACGATATCCACTGGTACCCAATAGCAATTATTATGGTATATTACCCTTTCCAACTCAGCTAAAAAAGCCACTCACAAAACCTTCCCTTTTCACTTCAATTACAACACTAAacctatctatatatatatgtgtctaCAACTCCCTAATACAAAATAACctcattaattattataatctcCAAGCCAACTCTTCCAATTCATACTCAAGTCACCAAATTTTCTTACTATACATACaagtaatatacatatatttgtaGCTATGACATTAAAAATAGCCAACCCATATTCGGTCTTCATAATCTTACTCATGATGTATAGAACGGCCATTTTCGCCACGGCAAACAACAGCCGTGGCGACAAGTACGTCCGCAATGCCTGCAGCGTGACAAGGTACCGCAGCCTCTGCATCCGCACTTTAGCGCCATTTTCAAGCGCGGCTAAGGAAAGCCCTGTCCTTTGGGCCAGAGCAGGGGTCTCTGTTACTCTGAGCGAGGCCAAAGACACGGCGCAGTACCTAATGAAGCTCAATCGAAACAACAACAATCGAACCAGATCAGGAAAAGGAAACTACTTCAGAGCTGCAGTGTCGGACTGTGTGGAGCTCTTTGACAACGCGGTTGACGAGCTCCACCAGTCACTTAGGGTGATGAGAAATCTGAGCAAGAGAACTTTCGGGACACAGATGGGCGACGTAAACACTTGGCTGAGTGCGGCACTAACCGATGCAGACACGTGCTTGGAAGGGCTTGAAGGactaaagagaagaagagaagtgAACCCTTTACGGTCTAAGGTGTCAAGAGCCAGTTATACTGCGAGTAATGCATTGGCTCTTGTTAACAAATTGGCTGCAACAGTGCCACTGGTTTGAGCAGCCTCTCTTGAAAAAGATGATGGATCCATATATACATTGACTGTCAAAACTGTTAAGTGTTCTTgtttggatatatatatatatataaatatatgtataaatatttttcatagcTAGTAAGAAAAGGCTGTGCCAAAGACTTGGGTACCTCTTCGAATAAGTAGTTATATATTGGTACGTGCGCGCCTGCATATGATTAAAAACTCATTACGTAATTGGTGGTTTCCTTTTATTCTTCTTCCTTTGTTTTTTCCTATTTCGTTctcattattagaaattgaatattttatagCCAGTTATTTGGTTTTGTGATCATATGAGTAacttaatcatacataaatcagTTATAGATAAGTAACTTAACCAAGAAAAGAAATCCACTGTTCTTTCCCATTGCCTGTGCCTTGTGTGTCCCTCCACTTAAAATACTTTTAAACCTTCCGTTTGTTTGAGATTATTAAATGATTTTACATAATAATTAAACAACTTTCTATCTTTGTTTCTCCAAAGGGTTTGTTTGTCCAAATATATATCTTGTACATTCAGGGAGGGACCCAATTGTTTTAATGTGGGGGCTATACCcccactaacaaaaatattaccttttaaaaagttaaattctttttttttttaatttgataattatagactaaaatagtagaaaaacccccacaaaattaaataaatttaataaaaatgattataatatatacataaatattttttaataataaaaagccCCCACAAAGAAAAATTTTTGGTCCGTCACTGTGTACATTCCTTTCCTTTTTTTAGTGGAAATACttcttattataaattaaaaagatagGTCATTTATAATTAGTAGAGAAATAGATTCTAACCAAAAATAAGTCTCATTCACTCGTATTGTAAATTTAACCAAATTATGACCAGCTATGTTGGTTGTGCATTTGACATGAGAAACAGTTACATTATTAGGAAAAAATGACGAAAGACTAGAGAAGTCAACAATCAGATCATTGAAAGAGGGAATTGAATTGAAGGGAGCTCTCAAATCAGAAAAAACAAGCAGCGCATCAGTTTCCACTTGAGAAATCGGAAGCTGATGTTGTAGAGCCCAGATTAAACAATGGAATAAAGCTTTAATCTCCATTTCATGTGATTTAAAATTACCAATAATTGGTATAGTAAGAGCAGCAGCGACATGACCATTTGTGTCTCAAATAACAGCTCCAACACCAATAATATTTCTTGAAACATCTACCGCAGCATCCACAAAGAGTTTTAAATCTTCTACCCCAGGTGATTTCCATGGCAACGATTGAGCTATAGGAGGCCACAAGGGGGCTGCAGTAGCAGTAGAGTGATATTTAGTATTTGCCGAGCGAAAGTTGTGGAGATACGAGACACTAAAAGAGGCAAAATCTTTAACTGACTTTGCATTATGCCCATGTACGACTTTATTGTGTTTCGTCCAAATTGACCAAACTTTACAAAATTGGAGTAAGTAGAGGATAGATGGAACAAGTGATTATCTTTACGCATAGTAGATGACAATTGCAAATCAAAAGTCATGCTCGAGTGATGCCAAACAGCTCGAGCATATTTACAGCTAAAGAGAGCATGACCAATTGTTTCTCAAGTTTGACAGTAAACAGAGCAAGTTGAATCTCTGATTACCTTTCGGTCACGTGTTCAGATTAGTATTTTTActataactaattaataatcACTATATAAATTTCATAATTATCTCATAAATCCACTAAGGATTAGCTAGAATAAACTTGGGTGGAAAAAGTCTAAAATACCTTTACTTCACTACTAAGTATTCTTTTCAACTTAGGTGTAAAATGACCATAACCAAATATTCcgcataatttaaatattttaaatatctataaatctTGCCCCACTTAATTTTAGATACTAAAAAATATGAAAGTGACTATTGGCCAAAACGTCAAATTTCTACTATTATAGGggttaaaacttaaaaatatcaaaatttatgtatatatatatatatataacatgtacGTCAAACAACTTAGAAGTTAATAAATCtccataattaaaaaattatatcacTAATACTTATTTCTAACAATAGGATTTATTCTAATACCAATGCACACATAATCATTCTAAGTTGTTGaagtagaagaaaaaaaacccaTCAAGAAACGGAGGTAGGACAGGACTAACACTAAGTAGCTCATCTCTAAAATTGGAGACTTTGTTCAAGGTTCAAAATAATAAGtcaaaaagattaaaaaaaaatgtaaaaaggtataaaaaaaaacttaaattatgagaatacaaaaatatattataagaaTGTAGCAgaaataaaatcacaaaaatataaatattgttaAAAGTTTATAGCCcaaatgaattaaaaaaatatattataaatttataaacattgaaaaatttcaaatgtGTGTAATTTCAACTATAATTATTGTCACTAATTAAATACATGTACGTACACACTCATATAAGTCGTGCGAACCACTCTTTGTAGTGGTGGTCAAGGCTCGAAGGAATAAATCACAAATTATGGGTCACAACACAAACTTGGGCTAACGTTATTAGATTGGAATTTTGTTTCTCAGCACATCTAATTATTGTGCCATTCGAAAAAGTCTTTCACCTGAGACTTGAGACTAAAATTGTGCTCTTTCACATTATTATACGATGCATTTAtcaaatttaatcaataaattatGCCCCAATTATGTATGGTAGTTGGAATCAAAACACTGATTTCGGTTGTCTTTTTTCTAGAGCTAATACAGCAAATATGACTCGTATATTCTCATTGTCATGAGTCCACAGTTTCTATCAACAAAAGAGATTTTCCtttcaaagaaaaaacaaacaacaTTTTCATATACCCAATACATATATCCAATAGGGCTGAGAATTTATTTTGGGCCTGCTTTCTCTTAAGATAAAATTTGAGGAAATTATActgtatataaaattttatatattcactttttatttttaatttttattttattactcttTAATTTATATTCAGTTTTATAAGTTAATATTCTATAAGTTAAGGATTCTAATTTTGATAAATTATGTGAgattatatttgatattttgATTATAAAAGAGAGCAttttactataattttttttatttttagttacaacaaaagttgtgactaattataaatcattatttctatattgtgactaaaatgtcCGTAGTTAAAAGTactagtcacaaaaattataatttgttttgactaaatgtatttttagtaacaatatttgttgtgactaaaactaaattagtgataacttgtatttaaatactatattttagacACAGGTAgctttttgttgtgattaaaagttacatttaatcacaaaaatttatattatgattaaaaagttgtgactaaaagtagttgtttttttataatgtttattaattaaaattattttagagttatatttaattaatgtgtaataaaaaaataatattttttaacttattCAAATTATTAATGGAATTAGTTAGAcacaatttattattaaaaattaaaatgttttTCTATTAGTTTTGGTACGTGCATAACAATAtccctttattattattattattattattattattattagtttattctttttcttgaaggatttcttttcccttttttctctttatttattcatacattgattttttgtcaaaaccttttt
This window harbors:
- the LOC115702405 gene encoding pectinesterase inhibitor 6 gives rise to the protein MTLKIANPYSVFIILLMMYRTAIFATANNSRGDKYVRNACSVTRYRSLCIRTLAPFSSAAKESPVLWARAGVSVTLSEAKDTAQYLMKLNRNNNNRTRSGKGNYFRAAVSDCVELFDNAVDELHQSLRVMRNLSKRTFGTQMGDVNTWLSAALTDADTCLEGLEGLKRRREVNPLRSKVSRASYTASNALALVNKLAATVPLV